The Triticum aestivum cultivar Chinese Spring chromosome 7B, IWGSC CS RefSeq v2.1, whole genome shotgun sequence genome window below encodes:
- the LOC543405 gene encoding probable sucrose-phosphate synthase 3: MYGNDNWINSYLDAILDAGKGAGSGSGGGGGGGGGDRPSLLLRERGHFSPARYFVEEVITGYDETDLYKTWSRANAMRSPQERNTRLENMTWRIWNLARKKKEVEDAKRLKRRLGTEKPRTDATAEMSEDLFEGEKGEDAGDASVAYGDSSAGNTPRISAVDKLYIVLISLHGLVRGENLELGRDSDTSGQVKYVVELAKALSSCPGVYRVDLLTRQILAPNYDRGYGEPSETLVPTSFKNLKQERGENSGAYITRIPFGPKDKYLAKEHLWPYVQEFVDGALSHIVHMSKIIGEEIGCGHPMWPAVIHGHYASAGVAAALISGALNVHMVFTGHFLGKDKLEGLLKQGRQTREEINMTYKIMRRIEAEELSLDASEIVIASTRQEIEEQWNLYDGFEVMLARKLRARVKRGANCYGRYMPRMVIIPPGVEFGHMIHEFDMEGEEDSHSPASEDPPIWSEIMRFFTNPRKPLILAVARPYPEKNITTLVKAFGECRPLRELANLTLIMGNREAISKMSNMSAAVLTSVLTLIDEYDLYGQVAYPKHHKHSEVLDIYRLAARTKGAFVNVAYFEQFGVTLIEAAMHGLPVIATKNGAPVEIHQVLDNGLLVDPHDQHAIADALYKLLSDKQLWSRCRENGLKNIHRFSWPEHCKNYLSRILTLSPRYPSFPSNEDQFKAPIKGRKCIIVIAVDSASKKDLVCIIKNSIEATRKETLSGSTGFVLSTSLTMSEIHSLLISAGMAPTDFDAFICNSGSDLFYPSRAGDSPSTSRVTFSLDRNYQSHIEYRWGGEGLRKYLVKWASSIVERRGRTEKQVIFEDAEHSSTSCLAFRVVNPNYLPPLKELQKLMRIQSLRCHALYNHSATRLSVIPIHASRSQALRYLSVRWGIELRNVVILVGESGDSDYEELFGGLHKTIVLKGEFNTPANRIHTVRRYPLQDVIALDCSNIIGVEGCSADDLTPTLKALGIPTK, from the exons ATGTACGGGAACGACAACTGGATCAACAGCTACCTGGACGCCATCCTCGACGCGGGGaagggcgcgggctcggggagcggcggcggcgggggcgggggcggagggGACCGGCCCTCGCTCCTCCTCCGCGAGCGCGGCCACTTCTCCCCGGCGCGCTACTTCGTCGAGGAGGTCATCACCGGCTACGACGAGACCGACCTCTACAAGACGTGGTCCCGC GCGAACGCGATGCGGAGCCCGCAGGAGAGGAACACGCGGCTGGAGAACATGACCTGGAGGATCTGGAACCTCGCCAGGAAGAAGAAGGAG GTTGAGGATGCCAAACGGTTAAAACGTCGGTTAGGGACAGAGAAGCCACGGACTGATGCTACTGCAGAAATGTCTGAAGATCTCTTTGAAGGAGAAAAAGGCGAGGATGCTGGTGATGCATCTGTTGCCTATGGTGACAGCTCAGCTGGGAACACACCTAGGATCAGTGCCGTTGACAAGCTATACATAGTATTGATCAG CCTTCAtggcctggttcgtggtgagaactTGGAGCTTGGCCGGGATTCAGATACTAGTGGGCAG GTCAAATATGTTGTGGAACTTGCTAAAGCATTGAGTTCATGCCCTGGAGTATACCGGGTTGATCTGTTGACGAGGCAAATATTAGCACCTAATTATGATCGTGGATATGGTGAACCGTCAGAGACACTGGTACCAACAAGCTTCAAGAATCTTAAACAGGAAAGAGGAGAGAACAGTGGTGCATATATCACCCGAATACCATTTGGACCGAAAGACAAGTATCTAGCTAAAGAACATCTCTGGCCTTACGTGCAAGAATTTGTTGATGGTGCACTCAGTCATATAGTGCACATGTCAAAGATCATAGGTGAAGAAATCGGCTGTGGACATCCAATGTGGCCTGCTGTGATTCATGGTCATTATGCCAGTGCAGGAGTTGCTGCTGCTCTGATATCTGGAGCACTTAACGTTCACATGGTATTTACTGGGCATTTTCTTGGGAAAGACAAGTTGGAAGGGCTTCTCAAGCAAGGGAGACAGACAAGGGAAGAAATAAATATGACATACAAAATAATGCGCCGAATTGAAGCAGAAGAACTATCTCTTGATGCATCTGAAATAGTAATTGCAAGTACTAGACAAGAGATAGAAGAGCAATGGAATTTGTATGATGGTTTTGAGGTCATGCTTGCAAGGAAGCTTCGTGCGAGAGTCAAGCGTGGTGCTAATTGCTATGGACGTTACATGCCTCGTATGGTT ATAATTCCTCCAGGTGTTGAATTTGGCCATATGATTCATGAATTTGATATGGAAGGCGAGGAAGATAGCCATTCCCCAGCCTCTGAAGATCCGCCTATTTGGTCTGAG ATAATGCGGTTCTTCACAAATCCTAGGAAACCTTTGATTCTGGCTGTTGCTCGTCCATACCCTGAAAAGAATATTACAACACTTGTGAAAGCTTTTGGTGAATGCAGACCATTGAGGGAGCTTGCTAACCTA ACACTGATTATGGGTAACCGTGAAGCTATTTCCAAAATGAGTAATATGAGTGCAGCTGTTTTGACATCAGTACTTACATTGATTGATGAATATGATTTGTATGGTCAAGTGGCATACCCAAAGCATCACAAACACTCGGAAGTTCTTGATATTTATCGTTTAGCAGCGAGAACAAAG GGTGCTTTTGTAAATGTAGCTTACTTTGAACAATTCGGTGTCACCTTGATAGAG GCTGCCATGCATGGTTTACCTGTAATTGCAACAAAAAATGGAGCTCCTGTTGAAATTCACCAG GTGTTGGACAACGGCCTCCTTGTTGATCCCCACGATCAGCATGCAATTGCAGATGCACTCTATAAGCTTCTTTCTGACAAGCAACTCTGGTCAAGATGTAGAGAAAATGGGCTGAAAAATATACACCGGTTTTCTTGGCCTGAACATTGCAAGAATTACTTGTCGAGGATATTAACTCTTAGCCCAAGATACCCTTCTTTTCCGAGCAATGAAGACCAGTTTAAGGCACCTATCAAGGGAAGGAAGTGTATCATCGTTATTGCCGTAGACTCTGCCAGTAAGAAAGATCTGGTCTGTATCATAAAAAATTCTATTGAGGCTACACGGAAAGAAACGTTGTCAGGTTCAACAGGTTTTGTGTTGTCGACTTCCCTGACAATGTCAGAGATACATTCCCTATTAATATCTGCAGGCATGGCTCCTACAGATTTTGATGCTTTCATATGCAATAGTGGGAGTGATTTATTTTACCCTTCGCGGGCTGGTGATTCACCAAGCACTTCCCGTGTGACATTTTCATTAGACCGTAATTACCAGTCTCATATCGAGTATCGTTGGGGAGGAGAAGGTTTAAGGAAGTACCTAGTGAAGTGGGCTTCCTCGATAGTAGAAAGAAGGGGAAGAACTGAAAAACAAGTCATTTTTGAAGATGCAGAGCACTCCTCAACAAGTTGCCTTGCATTTAGAGTGGTCAATCCAAATTAT TTACCTCCTTTGAAGGAGCTGCAAAAGTTGATGAGAATCCAGTCACTGCGTTGCCATGCTCTTTATAACCACAGTGCTACCAGGCTATCTGTAATTCCAATTCATGCATCACGGTCCCAGGCTCTAAG GTACTTGTCTGTTCGTTGGGGCATAGAGTTGCGAAACGTCGTGATTCTTGTCGGTGAAAGCGGCGACTCAGATTACGAAGAGCTGTTTGGAGGCCTTCACAAGACGATCGTCCTGAAGGGCGAGTTCAACACGCCCGCAAACAGGATCCACACGGTCAGGCGGTACCCGCTACAGGACGTCATCGCGCTCGATTGCTCGAACATCATCGGGGTCGAGGGCTGCAGCGCCGATGACCTGACGCCTACCCTGAAGGCGCTCGGCATACCGACAAAGTGA